From Candidatus Methylomirabilota bacterium, the proteins below share one genomic window:
- a CDS encoding RidA family protein, whose product MPRKETIKVSLAASNPNLSAATRFGNLVFVAGQTGRHPTTGEVGKDIREQTRNVLERIKLILQAAGTSLDNVLTVTAYLTRREDLAAYNEEYGKYFPADKPARTTVEVMLNSPELLVEITVTACIPD is encoded by the coding sequence ATGCCCAGGAAAGAAACCATCAAGGTGAGTTTGGCCGCCTCCAACCCCAACCTGTCCGCGGCCACCAGATTCGGCAATCTCGTTTTCGTGGCGGGCCAAACCGGGAGGCATCCCACCACCGGGGAAGTCGGCAAGGATATCCGTGAGCAGACCCGCAATGTCCTGGAGCGAATCAAGCTGATTCTCCAGGCCGCGGGCACCTCTCTCGACAACGTGCTGACGGTGACCGCGTATCTCACCAGACGGGAAGACCTGGCCGCCTACAACGAGGAATACGGCAAGTATTTCCCCGCCGACAAGCCGGCCAGGACCACGGTGGAGGTGATGCTGAACTCCCCCGAGCTCCTAGTGGAGATCACGGTCACCGCGTGCATCCCTGACTGA
- a CDS encoding xanthine dehydrogenase family protein molybdopterin-binding subunit — MGAKLFGASVRRKEDPRFLRGEGRYVDDIKLPGMLHAAFVRSPHGHARIVSVKTDAARRMPGVAHAFAFADLERWMKPLPLFGAVPPGLAARVNVTMKQVPQLAMARDRVFFVGEIVAMVLATSRALAEDAGEAIEVGYEPLPAVVDMVAAAEPGSPVLHGEWGDNVAIHFATGFGDADAAFRAADVTVRERFHIQRYVGMPIETRGVAAQWDVRDGTLTTWNGTQVVHFVQQGLVAALGLPPHKIRVIAPDVGGGFGTKATGYPEDLLIPAAAIAARRPVKWVEDRREHMMAAAHARDQIHEIEIAARRDGTMLAVRDRIWVDLGAYNSWGIVLPYNTVAHLLGPHRVPSLRVECRGVVTNKTPNAPYRGAGRPETVFAMDRIVDCLARELRMDPAELRRKNYLSEADMPYELGIPYRDGNRLVYDSGDFKAALDSALSTIGYDALRRGQAELRARGVHRGIGISGYVEGTAIGPYEGAVVRLDPSGRAVVATGACSQGQGHETSFAQIAADALGIPLDWVTVVGGDTAAIPFGVGTFASRSAVNAGSSIHVAAGKVRDKIAQAAAALLEAAPADIEVNDGTVSVRGAPGSSVPLARVIQSTIPTFAKAGSLSPDFEATVYHHQPTVTYTSAVHIALVEVDAGTGSVRLLRYLVSHDCGKVINPVIVEGQIHGGVAQGIGGALLEEMVYDEQGQLLTGTFMDYLVPTAMEVPPIETVHLEYPSPRNPLGIKGIGEGGAISPPAAIGNAVEDALAPWNVRVTRTPLGPSVVLDLIRRAKKS; from the coding sequence ATGGGCGCGAAACTCTTCGGGGCCTCCGTTCGCCGGAAAGAAGACCCTCGCTTCCTCCGCGGTGAAGGCCGCTATGTGGATGACATCAAGCTGCCCGGGATGCTCCACGCGGCCTTTGTGCGGAGCCCGCACGGCCACGCCAGAATCGTTTCCGTGAAGACGGACGCGGCGCGCCGGATGCCCGGGGTGGCGCATGCCTTCGCCTTCGCCGACCTCGAGCGGTGGATGAAGCCGCTGCCTCTCTTCGGCGCCGTCCCCCCCGGTCTCGCCGCGCGTGTCAATGTCACCATGAAGCAGGTGCCGCAACTGGCCATGGCGCGCGATCGCGTGTTCTTCGTGGGCGAGATCGTGGCCATGGTCCTGGCCACGAGCCGTGCCCTGGCCGAAGACGCCGGTGAGGCGATCGAGGTCGGGTACGAGCCGCTGCCCGCCGTCGTCGACATGGTGGCGGCGGCCGAGCCCGGCTCGCCGGTGCTCCACGGCGAGTGGGGCGACAATGTCGCGATTCACTTCGCCACCGGCTTCGGCGATGCCGACGCCGCCTTCCGCGCGGCTGACGTCACCGTGCGCGAGCGCTTTCACATACAGCGCTATGTCGGCATGCCCATCGAGACACGCGGGGTAGCCGCGCAGTGGGATGTGCGCGACGGCACCTTGACCACGTGGAATGGCACTCAGGTGGTCCACTTCGTCCAGCAAGGACTGGTGGCCGCCCTCGGGCTGCCCCCCCACAAGATCCGCGTCATCGCGCCGGACGTGGGCGGAGGCTTCGGCACCAAGGCCACGGGTTACCCGGAAGACTTGCTCATCCCCGCCGCGGCCATCGCCGCGCGTCGCCCCGTCAAGTGGGTCGAGGACCGCCGCGAGCACATGATGGCGGCCGCGCACGCGCGTGACCAGATCCACGAGATCGAGATCGCCGCGCGGCGCGACGGGACCATGCTGGCCGTGCGCGACCGGATCTGGGTCGATCTCGGCGCCTACAATTCGTGGGGTATCGTCCTGCCCTACAACACCGTCGCCCACCTCCTGGGACCTCACCGCGTGCCGAGCTTGCGCGTCGAATGCCGAGGCGTCGTCACCAACAAGACGCCGAATGCTCCCTATCGCGGCGCGGGCCGCCCCGAGACCGTCTTCGCCATGGATCGCATCGTGGATTGCCTCGCCAGAGAGCTGCGCATGGATCCCGCCGAGCTGAGGCGGAAGAACTACCTGAGCGAAGCCGATATGCCCTATGAGCTCGGCATCCCGTATCGCGACGGCAACCGGCTGGTTTATGACAGCGGCGATTTCAAGGCGGCGCTCGACTCGGCGCTCTCGACCATCGGCTATGACGCGCTCAGAAGAGGGCAGGCGGAGCTCAGGGCCAGAGGGGTTCACCGCGGCATCGGCATCTCGGGCTATGTCGAAGGGACGGCCATCGGTCCCTATGAGGGGGCCGTGGTCAGGCTCGATCCCTCGGGGCGCGCCGTGGTCGCCACGGGCGCCTGCAGTCAGGGGCAGGGGCACGAGACCTCATTCGCGCAGATCGCGGCGGACGCGCTCGGCATTCCGCTCGACTGGGTGACCGTGGTGGGCGGCGATACGGCGGCCATTCCGTTCGGGGTCGGTACCTTCGCGTCGCGGAGCGCGGTGAATGCCGGCAGCTCCATCCACGTGGCGGCCGGCAAGGTGAGAGACAAGATCGCCCAGGCGGCGGCCGCCCTCCTCGAGGCGGCGCCCGCCGACATCGAGGTCAACGACGGCACCGTGTCGGTGCGGGGCGCGCCTGGCTCCTCGGTGCCGCTCGCGCGCGTCATCCAGTCGACCATCCCGACTTTCGCCAAGGCCGGCTCCCTCTCGCCGGACTTCGAGGCCACGGTCTATCACCATCAGCCGACAGTGACGTATACGAGTGCAGTGCATATCGCTCTCGTCGAGGTGGATGCCGGCACGGGGTCGGTCCGGCTCCTGCGCTACCTCGTGTCCCACGACTGCGGCAAGGTCATCAATCCCGTCATCGTGGAAGGGCAGATCCACGGCGGCGTCGCCCAGGGCATCGGGGGCGCGCTGCTCGAGGAGATGGTCTATGACGAGCAGGGCCAGCTCCTCACCGGCACTTTCATGGACTACCTCGTCCCCACGGCCATGGAGGTGCCGCCCATCGAGACCGTGCATCTCGAATACCCGTCGCCGCGCAACCCTCTGGGCATCAAGGGGATAGGCGAAGGCGGGGCCATCTCGCCTCCCGCCGCCATCGGCAATGCCGTCGAAGACGCCCTCGCCCCCTGGAATGTCCGTGTCACGCGCACGCCTCTCGGCCCCTCCGTGGTACTCGACCTCATCCGCCGGGCGAAGAAATCGTGA
- a CDS encoding FAD binding domain-containing protein, translating into MKPPPFEYVAASSAADAVEALRRHGDDAKVLAGGQSLIPMLALRLARPAALVDINGCGDLEGMAESRGVLTVNALVRQRALERWARERAPLLAEALRWVAHPPIRNRGTVVGSVVHADPASELPALLLCLDGEVVARRRGGERVISAGQLYLAPLTTSLESDELATAVHFTLPPAGAGWGFAEVTRRHGDFALVGCAAVLALDGGGAVSHARLGFFGVGGTPVRSGPGEAALLGEKATAARLGEAAKAAAAALRPDGDLHATAEYRSSVAATLAERVLTAALERCGKTE; encoded by the coding sequence GTGAAGCCGCCGCCCTTCGAATACGTCGCGGCCTCGAGCGCCGCGGACGCGGTGGAGGCGCTTCGCCGCCATGGTGACGACGCCAAGGTGCTCGCGGGAGGACAGAGTCTCATTCCCATGCTCGCCCTGCGGCTGGCCAGACCGGCGGCGCTGGTGGACATCAATGGCTGTGGCGATCTCGAGGGCATGGCCGAGTCCCGAGGCGTCTTGACCGTGAACGCGCTGGTGCGCCAGCGCGCACTCGAGCGCTGGGCGCGTGAGCGCGCGCCCCTCCTCGCCGAGGCGTTGCGGTGGGTGGCGCATCCCCCGATACGGAATCGCGGTACCGTGGTGGGCAGCGTCGTCCACGCCGACCCCGCCTCCGAGCTGCCCGCCCTCCTCCTCTGCCTCGACGGCGAGGTGGTCGCGCGGCGGAGGGGAGGGGAGCGCGTCATTTCCGCCGGCCAGCTCTATCTCGCGCCCCTGACCACCTCGCTCGAGTCGGACGAGCTCGCCACCGCGGTCCACTTCACCCTGCCGCCCGCGGGCGCGGGCTGGGGCTTCGCCGAGGTGACGCGACGCCACGGCGATTTTGCCCTGGTCGGCTGCGCGGCGGTCCTGGCCCTGGATGGCGGCGGGGCCGTCTCTCATGCGCGCCTCGGCTTCTTCGGTGTCGGCGGCACGCCGGTCAGAAGCGGGCCCGGCGAGGCCGCGCTCCTGGGCGAGAAGGCGACGGCGGCGCGCCTCGGCGAGGCGGCGAAGGCGGCGGCGGCCGCCCTCCGCCCCGACGGCGATCTTCACGCCACCGCGGAATACCGCTCGAGCGTGGCCGCCACCCTCGCCGAGCGGGTGCTCACCGCGGCGCTCGAGCGCTGCGGGAAGACGGAATGA